From Rhododendron vialii isolate Sample 1 chromosome 10a, ASM3025357v1, the proteins below share one genomic window:
- the LOC131302852 gene encoding uncharacterized protein LOC131302852, with protein sequence MLIGTNVPGAKKLENLSTKLLLASSSETALALAQGLLLPVDMQKESEATPDRLVATGLVSGIKFIQKMVSLGQKFEDADNERITLLNNNTRLLRTITRLERERDKAKADFVEAKNKLGAAEEGLNQALLEIDNTKKASYEDGYQKGYDATTASYVFLISLKKLLKMGKLAAWLFAKSMVNSTVEWPTVNLEKPPLRLTGNLAWRVVETDSEDVPKLGCLHSGYYRRFIRDYGKICQPLNVLLKKGAFGWTAEADHAFIQLKTAMTIALVLTLPNYAKPFMLECDASGKGVGAVLMQEGRSIAFYSKALSPTWLGLSTYEKELLAVVMSVTKWRHFLLGRQFIIKTDHQSLKFLLEQRVTTPMQQKWLSKLMGFDYEIVYKLGKTNVAADALSRMKEDVQFVPDFQGTLATMTVVLNLSIGKGASSQLGARP encoded by the exons atgctcatcgggacaaacgtcccaggagcgaagaaactGGAGAACCTCTCAACCAAACTACTACT tgccagctcttcggagACAGCACTCGCCCTTGCCCAAGGTCTACTGCTCCCTgtggatatgcagaaggagtctGAAGCTACTCCTGATCGGCTTGTCGCCACTGGACttgtcagtggtattaag TTCATCCAAAAGATGGTCTCGTTGGGCCAAAAgtttgaagatgctgataatGAGAGGATCACATTGCTGAACAACAATACCAGACTGCTTCGTACGATTACTAGACTTGAaagggaaagagacaaagccaaagcaGACTTCGTTGAGGCCAAAAACAAacttggagctgctgaggagggGCTCAATCAGGCACTGTTGGAGATCGATAACACCAAAAAAGCATCATATGAAGATGGCTACCAGAAGGGCTATGATGCCACAACTgccagttac GTTTTTCTGATAAGCCTGAAGAAGCTGTTGAAGATGGGGAAGCTGGcggcgtggctttttgcaaaatcgatggTGAACTCGACTGTAGAGTGGCCAACAGTgaacctggagaagcctccgttgcGACTGACAGGGAATCTAGCCTGGCGAGTTGTTGAAACGGATTctgaagacgttcccaa gtTGGGGTGTCTACATTCTGGTTATTACCGGAGATTTATAAGAGATTATGGCAAAATTTGTCAACCTTTGAATGTCTTGCTCAAAAAGGGTGCTTTTGGTTGGACTGCAGAAGCTGACCATGCTTTTATTCAGCTCAAAACTGCCATGACCATAGCTCTAGTGTTGACATTGCCGAATTATGCCAAGCCTTTTATGTTAGAATGTGATGCTTCTGGTAAGGGAGTAGGGGCAGTATTAATGCAGGAGGGCAGGTCTATTGCATTCTACAGCAAGGCTTTATCTCCTACATGGTTGGGTCTTTCCACTTATGAGAAAGAGCTTTTGGCAGTAGTGATGTCAGTTACCAAATGGAGACACTTTTTGCTAGGAAGGCAATTTATTATCAAGACAGATCATCAAAGCCTCAAATTCCTTTTAGAACAACGAGTTACTACTCCCATGCAACAGAAGTGGTTATCCAAATTAATGGGATTTGATTATGAAATTGTCTACAAATTAGGCAAAACCAATGTGGCAGCAGATGCTCTTTCCAGAATGAAGGAAGATGTCCAGTTCGTACCAGATTTTCAGGGGACCCTTGCTACGATGACAGTAGTACTTAATTTGTCAATAGGTAAGGGAGCTTCAAGCCAGCTGGGAGCAAGACCCTGA